TTTGCGATTGCGATGCTGgcgagagaggaagaaggccgACCAAGtgaaaggaggaagaaggcgaaaggtgggctgggctgggctgggctggtgGAATGGTATGGGCCCACTACTCTCTCTGAGATCTGGGCCGGAAAGTTACTCGTGTTCCGTGGATGGGCGTTCGCCAATTAAATAGGCCTTGGCATTTGGCCTGTTATATGATTCTCAAGAAAAATTGTCCTGCATGGTAACAGAAAAGGGATTCTTGTTCATTTCTAAAATGGAGATTTATgctcaaaaaaattatttattttttctgcgACGAAACAGGGGTTTATTGATGTTGACTAGATTAAAACGAACCGATGAAGAAAAAAGATTACCACCGACCGACGAGTGGTTCTGATTAGTATTTGGGATGGAATTTGACAATACAATGATTTTCCAATTCTAGGGAAAGCAACATGCTGGAACATTCCTGTGAAGCTCACCAAACTAAATGTCAGACAAACAGCTGTTAACATGAAACTTACTATCATCTTCGACTGCAGTGGGGTCTTTTCACTAATAGTAATAAAACAAAGCTAAACCTATACATATATGGAGCCAGCAGAAGCAGACAGCAACCAGGAGGTGACATGGACCAATCTAAGTCCTAATAATGGAGATCGGAGAGAACAGCTCTGAGCTGACTCCTCTCCAGCTCACTTATTTCTTTACCAATTTCTCAAAGGTGCTAGCTTTCTCACACTAACTTTTAAACCTGAACATCAGGTCTACTACTCAAAGATAGATTGGAGAGCTAGACAGAGAAAATGAAAGCTCTCAACAACCAGTCTATTTGGACACTTTTGAAGAGAGCTATGTGATGTAGCAACTAAGATGACTGATTAATCAATTAACCAAGGTTCAAGACAAAAAGaggaattaattaattaaccagaCCTCTGACAAGCATGTTAGGTGGGAGTATTTCACAAACTTTAATCACCCAAATCAAGAAGGTTAACCAACCAAGCCTATAAGGAGGCATGAAAATGTTGGGTTAAAAGTTAGAGCAAGAGCTAGTCTAGTCTAGCTACTGCCATTCATAGGTAGAAGGAAACAGTGTTGTTAGGTCAAGATTTTTGCTTAAGAAAGATGTGATGTCTAATGGGACAGCAATAGCATGCATGGCCAACTAATTATGTAGGTTCAGTGTTTAATGTAACCAAGTCCACTCAAAAAAAGTCCACTCGTGTGACTGGAGAACTTTCTGTCACAAGCATTTTGattctgacaaaaaaaatcctttgcATTGGTGGAGTTGTACAGTGCTTAAACTAATCAAGTTTTTATTGGTGGAGTTTACAGCACAGTGTGCATGCATTCTGCTAAGAAAGAATAGTGTTAAAATGGGGTGCCAATATGATCGCAAACCACACAAGCCCGAAGGATTAACAGTGACTCAAGAAAAACATACTCCATCCCTCCGATGCATAATAAGTATCTcagacttagtacaaagtcAATAATCGTCTATTTCATCGGGTAAAGTTGTACAGTAgctccaaattaattgtcaaTGCACGTCACTGTCGTCCAGTGAAACTGAATTCCATTGGAACTAGTATTTCTAATTTACTTATTTACATATAGTTTCAAGTCCCGTTGCTTGCTGACTGGAAACTAAACTATTCCTTGGAAAGCAGAGAGCAGAATAGCAGTAAGAAGAACAACTGATCAAACTTATCTTGTTTAATTTGCTGCTGCTTACCCTTAAGTAAAAAGGCATATCATGGCAAATTCCAATGATCTCTTGAGTGAATTACCTCAACTTTCTCCTCCGAAATTCCTTCTTTCTTCCAAGAACATCTTCAAAATTTCCGCATGCAGATCTGATGTTCTGTTTTGCTTACTGGTATTTTGTTAATTTCTACCATGGCATCCAACCATTCTGGGTAAAACTTTACAAAATACTAGCAGAAAATCAGTAATGTGATCAAAAAGCACATGCCAATGATGCCATCCTCCTTTGTCTCTTTGAGATCCACTCACGTgccaaaatgaaaaataaggtaaaaaaaaaaaccagccAATCACCAGATCGCATCGCCATCTGGGCGACTTACATCCTGGGCCCACCTCGCCAGATTTTATCAGAAAGCCCACGTGACAAGCCCAACCCAGCCAAGAACAGCCGCCGCGCATCCGTCCTGATCCTGATCCTGATCCCGTCGCATCAACATCACGAGAGACGGAGAAGAAAGCCCCTCGAAAGATCCATCGAGGCAAGAGGAATGCAGCGAGATAACCATTGGTGTAAGCGAGCTTGATTAATTTCTTCCCGATATGTGTAGGCTGTCTCGAAACTGTTCTTGGATCCCTAGGTTGTCCGGATCGAAATTTCCTCAAGATTTGATTTTTGCAGCTGCAAATTCATGTGCGCAGCTCGATTGTTTTGTTATTCCCCTTTTATGCATCCCGAATCCATTCCCCCCCTTCCTTTTATGAATCCTCTTATTTTAATTTCTTGGTGTGCAGATTGATTGGTTTGAATCTGCGAAAAGGGGGAGCGCAGTGGAATCCTCCAGATTATTGTAGAAAGGCGGTTAAAGAAAGCTTCGCGAGCTctagcggcagcggcggcgagaatGGGTTTGCCCATGGACCCGCAGGTGGCCGTCCACGGCGACTGGGTGTCGGCGGTGATGCCGCTGATGAAGCTGCTGTGCCTGACGGTCATCGGCCTGCTCCTGGCCAACCCCCGGACGCAGATCGTGCCCAAGGCCACCTTCAAGCTCCTCAGCAAGCTAGTCTTCGCGCTCTTCCTCCCCTGCCTCATCTTCGTCCACCTCGGCCAGTCGGTCACCATCGACAACGTGCTGCACTGGTGGTTCATCCCGGTCAACGTGCTCATCAGCACCGCCATCGGCTGCGTCCTCGGCTATGTCGTGGCGCTCATCtgtcggccgccgccgcagttcTTCAGGTTCACGGTCATCATGACCGGGTTTGGCAACACTGGGAATCTTCCGATCGCCATCATCGGGTCGGTTTGCCATACCGCGGATCACCCCTTCGGCCCCGGATGCCACCGCAAGGGTATTGCTTATGTATCGTTCGCGCAGTGGGTTGCGGTTATTCTTGTCTACACCTTGGTATACCACATGATGGAGCCACCGATGCAGTACTATGAGATTGTCGGCGAGGGGAACGAGATCGAGGAAGAGCCTGAAGAACAGATCAGCAACTTCAGTAGGCCCCTGCTTCATGAGGCGGAATGGCCGGGGATGGCTGATAAAGGTTTGGAGCACTCCAAGACGCCGTTCATCGCGAGGATTTTCATGAGCATTTCAGGCTCCTCGCAGAATACATTTCCAGATATTGATTTTACAGAAGAGGGGGTTTCTGGTGCGGGACCTAGCAGCCCGAAGTCACTTAGATGCTTGGCAGAGCCAAAAGTGGTCCGGAGGATGAGGGTTGTTGCCGAAAAGACTCCAATTCAGCATGTTCTTCAGCCACCAACTATCGCGTCCTTGCTTGCCATCATCATTGGCATGGTTCCTGTGTTCAAAGCTTTCGTATTCGCTGCTGATGCGCCGCTCTCATTCTTCACCGATAGTTTGGAAATTCTGGCTGCTGCCGTGGTTCCCTCGGTGATGTTGATTCTAGGAGGCATGCTTGCAGAAGGCCCAAATGATAACGCGCTGGGTATCCGAACTATCATCGGTATAACTGTGGCAAGGCTTCTAGTGCTCCCATGCATTGGCATTGGTGTTGTGACGCTAGCAGACAAGTTGCATCTACTTGTTGAGAATGACCACATGTACCGATTCGTGCTCTCATTGCAATACTCCACTCCTAGTGCCATCCTGCTTGGAGCAATCGCGAGCCTGAGAGGCTATGGTGTTAAGGAAGCATCCGCGCTCCTATTCTGGCAGCACATTTGCGCAGTGCTATCTCTTTCCATCTACTTGGTCGTATATTTCAAGTTGTTGTCGTACATTTGAAGATCATTCCCTTCCTTGCAAATCTGGTTTATAGCAACCATCATGGGCAGCGACGCTGGCCAAGTAAAGGAGTTGTCGAATGGATTCTCAACCAGGTCTCCTTGTGGTTAAGTGTATTTATAATTTGCTAGTGATTTGTATTTCTGTTACATGTATTATTTGAGAACAGGAGACAGCTTCTTGCCGTTAATATAATGCTGTTGTGCAATTTTGATCCAACTGTAGTATTGCACCTTTTGTCTTACAGTTGTAAGACAGCATAAGTGGTAATACATAGTCTTGTTTGATTCTGAAATACAGATGCTTGTTGTTCAAGTTCTGAAATACAGATGTTTGGTGTTCAAGAGCAGTGTGATGTATTTGAGTAGCATATAATTTCAGCGACTATTTTGGATCCTTTCTTGCGAGAGGACCAAACTATATTTTCTTTAAATTGGACACTGAAGTAATGAGCTTAAAACATGCCCATCTGATAAACTGTCTCAAAGAAATTGTCGGCAAGCCCTGGTGAAATCTGAAGATCAGTGCCAAGGCAATCACACAGACCCGAAGGATGAACTGTGGGCCAGGCCAGTAACTCCAAATTGGAAAAAATCTTTATGTATTTTTCAGGTAAAAAGTTGTCCAGAAACTCTATGCAACTTTCTCCTTGCAAGGGGAAGAACAAAAAGGCATGGCACTAACATATGCAATGCACATCACTGTCATGAACTGAATTGATTGGCCACAACTGCTCCCTTTTGGTTTTCTACAGGTCTGGGCTGGCAACTTTACCTTCAGATTAAGACATGCCGTTGAATTATGACTTGCACATAGCTTTCAGTTTCGATTGCTGACTGGAAAGGTATCTCTCAAGACACTGCATGTACCAGCATTAATATTCCTTCCATGCATAGAGTAGAGTAGCAAAGACAACACATCAACTTTTCTTGCTAACCTCTCATGGATCTTCGAGAAAAGATGACCAGGTTTCCCAGAATATGAATGGTCTCTTTACTTTTTCATTGGAAAAGTTATCGTGTGAAGCAACGTGTTGGGATTTGGCCATGTAGGAGACAATTTAAGCAAAATCCATGTAAATGGTTGGTTAATGAGCAAGCAAAAGTAACCTAATAATGCGGTCCGTTTACATTCAAGTTGCCTCTTTAGTTGTTGCCAAGTTATGCCAGTTCCTGTGGTTTCTTCAGTCACCCGGTGATGCTAAGAACTTGCGTGATTTTGCATTGTAATTGAACTATTTACTATGAAAAATCCTATATTAAAAAATCCAAACATGACCTACCTGCTTTGTCGGAAACAATGAAAATAGTTCCTTGCGCCGCACACAGCCCTGAAATTTTATGTTGTCTCCtttcagaaaaaggaaaatttgtGTGATCTCTTTATGCATTTTCCTTTgcctttttctcttctcctaCTTTTGAGTCACCAACAATACAgaacatttatttatttggacAGAAAAGGCAGAGCCCTTGAGAGTCATCATATATAAACAGACAGGAGGCTGAGGAGTTCTGATCCAACTCCACTTCCTTTGTGTTTACTTGCATGTATGTGCTGCTGCGTCAGTTACAGTTACACATCTTCTCTTCCTACTGAGAAGAGTAGAGAAGAGCAGCAGTGCAGTGTAGCCATGGAGGTAGAAGCACAAGCTTCCTACAGCTATGGCTTCCTCCCTTCAGGCAGACACCAGCCTTATGCCCCTCATCCTCCCCATCCTCCAGGTAGGTTCCTTCAACTGTTGTctggcttcttcttttttccaagAAGAGATTAAGTTGCCAGAAGGTTTATGAACTGAATTCCTCCATCTCTTTACTGATTTATTGGGGTCTTGTTCATGCTTGCTCTCAAGAAAAACTTGTTCTTGGCCAGTTTTACTGTCCTGTGGCGTGTTCTTGCATTTGCCTCCCTGTTTATGAGGAGTGCAGCTATAGCTGTTCATGGATCTCTGTTAACCTTTTGATTTATGTTACTTTTGTTTTGTGGTGTGCTTACAAGCTTTTTAGAACCATTGCTTATGGTCATGTCTTGATCGACTGTATCAAGGAAAAGTAAGGTCTTgccttttagttttgttggcCTATGGTAGAACGACTAAAGCTGTATGCTTTAGTCGTTCTAGCTCATAAAGGGTGCTGTTGCATTGCAACTTTGCAGGGTTGAAAGGTGACTGGGACACCTCTCTATTCATCAATACAATAAGAGACCGTGTAAATTAAACACACAAGGATTAAATTAGATTATGGATTCGCTTACAACACagctgttttttttgttgatgttACTCAGAAGATGGGGAGTTGTGGGAGTACTTTCCTTGCCCTTTCTGTTACATCGAGGTCGAAATGCCCTTCATCTGCAACCATCTGCAGGAGGAACATTGCTTTGACACCAGAAATGCTGTAAGATAGCCTTtacctctcttttctttttccgttCTCTCCGCGAGCTGTTTGTTGGAAATTAGCTTCGATAAAAACATTTAGTTGGAAAATTTTAGAATTATGAGATGATTGATGAATAAGAATGCAATCTGGAGACTATAAATgtattcaaaatttcatatgttattatatactccctccgttcctaaatacttgtcgttgtttcagtgcaaacttgcactaaaataGCGAcgagtatttagaaacggagggagtagcttttaATAGCAATAGTAACAAAGTACCATAGTCTGTCCCTTAACAAATGGTAAATGGCTCGATTCAATGAAAACAGTGGAGTTACAATTTTCCTCTTTTTATACTGACTCGATGAACGGCTAATGGGTTACATGACAATCTGCAGGTTTGCCCGATATGCGCTGAGAATCTGGGGAAAAACATGTCTGCACATTTCAGAGTCCAACACTCTCATCTTCTCAAGGTACCATCTTGTTCCTCTTTGTTCAGAATCATCGCCTTTCCAGGCACAAAAGACCCTGACTCATCGCCATCTGGTCAttggcagaggaggaagcctTCCAAGCCCAGCTCATGGCCATCAGCAGCGCATGGGGAGGAACCATATGAAGTGAATTCCTACATGATGAACAACAGGCTATGCCAGGATCCTGAACCTGACCCACTGCTCTCCCAGTTCATCTGCAGCGCCGATCAAACCGAATCGAAATCGCGCGACAGATCGAGGCGGCACGGGGGTGGTTCTTCGGCAACCTCAGATGTTCAGAGGTGAGCGAAGACTGTTTTTCAGTTCCTCTGAGATTATTGTAGCTCAGTATAGTGATGAATAATGGTTATTATTTATATTCAGGTCAGGCCAGCGTGTGAGCCAACTGGAGCTGGAGGAGAGGCTGCAGAGAGTCGAGTTTCTTAAGGAGATAATCACATCAACGATTATTTAATCTGTGTTGTGTTGGAGTTTCTTGAGCGGTTTTAACATGATTAGGGGTTTGTGAGCGCAGATGACCTATATGAATGCTACTGTAACCCTTCTTAaccttttttcttccttcgaACTACGGGTGTTTCCTGGGTGTTGTGTGAAAAATAACATCAAGGTTTCATTGAGCTGAtttcggttttttttctttggtttcaCGGTACATTTCCAAGAAATGATTGTGGCTGGATAAGAGTAGATATATCTAATAGTATACCACTCCAAATAGCTGCTAGTAAAAAACAACAGGAGCGAAATGGGACATGACTCCATGAGAGATATACATATCCAGCGAAGGAGATGagaaaattaattaatgatATGATATCTCGTATCGCTCTACACGTATCACCATTCACCCAAGCTCTCTCTACAATAAGGGCTTTCTAGAGGAAAAAAGGATTAACAGCATATATGTGACCCTAGTGGACAAATGTTACGTTTGGAGGGGTGACGCCCATCATCTCGTAATACGCCTTGTCAGCCTCCGCTATCCTCGTCTGGAAGATCCCCCATTCTTTTCGGCAACGCTCTCGTACCTAACAATGAAGTTTTTAGTAACCAAAGCACAGGTAATGTGGGAGAAGATACTTTTTAAAGGATATATCGGATCCATACCCCTTCCCATGGCGCCTTCCCATTCTCCGCACGCCCCTGCAAATTTTCGATAGAGAAAACGGGGAATCAGTATGATGGTAAATGCAAATTTGGGCATGATGATAGATATGCTTATCAGATACTTACCTGGTTCCCGAGAGAAGGAACCACTTGGTGTACAATCCATTGGGAATCAACAACACCAATTTTCTCATGAGCAGGCTGCAAGGAATAAAGATATGGAGATAGCAACGTCAAGAGCTATTTAAATGATTTAAGTGATGGCTAACAGAAGTAGTAAGATTTCTGTCCGATTTCTAGTTCAGTGTTTGACAAGGGCATGTGGTCCATACCTCCACACATTTCCTCAGAGCAAAATCGAGACCCCATCCATGAACCAAATCATTCTGCAACAACAATTAGCTATTAAACACATGATGTGGACAGATAGAGAAAAGCAGATGATGGAAGTTATGTCGTACCTGAATCATATGCCATACACATCTCCATGCGTCTCTTGAGAAGACTGGAGCCATGATTTCAACAAACCTGTATATCAAACCTACACAGTTAGGCCCCTCTCTGCATATATCATCAAACCAAAAAACTCAGCTACCAGGGGGGAATACGTACGCAGCACATGGTGGAAGATGAGGATCAGTGCACCAGCCTGGTCTCTCCTCGGTATCCCTTTTAAAACCATACAACCAAACGATAGATTCTGAGTAAAAACGAAGTAAAAGGCAAGTTCTGTATCTTAAAGGAGTGGTTAAGAATGTTTGTTCTGCCTTGCATGAGACATCACATTTTGAATCCTTTGTGCAAAGCACGGATCACATAATGTCTCGACTATGTATACATTAGGCAATGCATGTTTGTGGGGGACACAAATCGAACAGCATAGTTACACACAAGAGTTCTTCCCACTTACTTGTGGACCTCACGATCACCTCTTCTTTTGGTCATCTGCCATGTTAATCCCTTATCTGGCTCCAACCCTGGTTGCGAGATATCCAACTGATATTTCTTGACAAGTTTAATATATCTGCGATGGAAATCATGTTAGGAAGCCATCTAAAAAAACCAGCAACGAAAACAGGTGTTATATTAGGTGGAGACTGAAAGCATACTCTTCTGCATTAAAATGCTCAAGACCAAGGTCCTCATCCCAGATAAAGATATACTCATAAGGTGCCACAATATCAGGGTGCaggaatcttttggcatacCACCTGCAGAGGGAGAAATTAGTGAACTTCCATAATCACCTCCAAAATTACAATTTAACGAAATAGATATGCACCAGAACTCACCATTTCGCTTGTTTCAGGGCACTTATATGGATTGCTCGTTTTGACCACTCAAACTCATCCCATTCACTCACACGGCCATCATAGTGAAATAATAGGATAAGAAAATCATCAGAAAACTGCAACAAGAGTACAAACAATTAGGCAGACTACCAAGTTGCAATTCCATGCTATGCGTAAATTTGCAGATAAAAGTGAAGTTGACACAAGAAAGAAATGCTCTGTAACAGAAAAGTAAGAGTAACAGGCTTGACTATATAACTTGGGATGCTCAGATAATTAATAAATTATGTATAGATTTTTACTCAATAAATTACCTTCTTGACTGCTCTATTTATGTTGTCCTTTTGTGCAATTCCAACAGTGAAAGTAACAAGGTACTTCGGCTTGAAGGGTAGGTCCTGCgaattcaaaacaaaacaaactttGTAAGGCTTAACTCAAACACTGAGTTAACTTTTTGATAGCCAGAGTGTAGAAATTAAGATCAACTAAATCAACTTTGATGAAACATGAGCCAGAATGAAAAATCGGGGCTTAACAAGCAGCAAGGAGATGCAGCACATAGCACAGGTCAGAACACTTATGTTAATTAAGTAATGGGATTGGAGTTCACAAAAGTACAGAAAACTTCAGTATACAACAACAAGCATCACTTGTGTGGGAACAttcaattagaaaaaaaaatgtatgaaaAGAGTAAGGAGGCATAATAGTTTATAAAATGCATCGTATTCAAAAATTTATTAACAGTGGAAATACAGCCTATCT
The Brachypodium distachyon strain Bd21 chromosome 2, Brachypodium_distachyon_v3.0, whole genome shotgun sequence genome window above contains:
- the LOC100835005 gene encoding protein PIN-LIKES 2; its protein translation is MGLPMDPQVAVHGDWVSAVMPLMKLLCLTVIGLLLANPRTQIVPKATFKLLSKLVFALFLPCLIFVHLGQSVTIDNVLHWWFIPVNVLISTAIGCVLGYVVALICRPPPQFFRFTVIMTGFGNTGNLPIAIIGSVCHTADHPFGPGCHRKGIAYVSFAQWVAVILVYTLVYHMMEPPMQYYEIVGEGNEIEEEPEEQISNFSRPLLHEAEWPGMADKGLEHSKTPFIARIFMSISGSSQNTFPDIDFTEEGVSGAGPSSPKSLRCLAEPKVVRRMRVVAEKTPIQHVLQPPTIASLLAIIIGMVPVFKAFVFAADAPLSFFTDSLEILAAAVVPSVMLILGGMLAEGPNDNALGIRTIIGITVARLLVLPCIGIGVVTLADKLHLLVENDHMYRFVLSLQYSTPSAILLGAIASLRGYGVKEASALLFWQHICAVLSLSIYLVVYFKLLSYI
- the LOC100836434 gene encoding protein DEHYDRATION-INDUCED 19 homolog 5 isoform X1, with protein sequence MCCCVSYSYTSSLPTEKSREEQQCSVAMEVEAQASYSYGFLPSGRHQPYAPHPPHPPEDGELWEYFPCPFCYIEVEMPFICNHLQEEHCFDTRNAVCPICAENLGKNMSAHFRVQHSHLLKRRKPSKPSSWPSAAHGEEPYEVNSYMMNNRLCQDPEPDPLLSQFICSADQTESKSRDRSRRHGGGSSATSDVQRSGQRVSQLELEERLQRVEFLKEIITSTII
- the LOC100836434 gene encoding protein DEHYDRATION-INDUCED 19 homolog 5 isoform X2, whose translation is MCCCVSYSYTSSLPTEKSREEQQCSVAMEVEAQASYSYGFLPSGRHQPYAPHPPHPPDGELWEYFPCPFCYIEVEMPFICNHLQEEHCFDTRNAVCPICAENLGKNMSAHFRVQHSHLLKRRKPSKPSSWPSAAHGEEPYEVNSYMMNNRLCQDPEPDPLLSQFICSADQTESKSRDRSRRHGGGSSATSDVQRSGQRVSQLELEERLQRVEFLKEIITSTII
- the LOC100832535 gene encoding uncharacterized protein LOC100832535, producing the protein MAKLPIVGRSAARKPNESMRLVVVTIVGVVFGFFIGISFPTVSITKLHFPSSIVSYIEDKNTGLTAQAILNHAWTAARNTRGNGTSQPSSNTTMKIYVPTNPRGAERLAPGIVEPQSDYYLRRLQGDPDEDLPFKPKYLVTFTVGIAQKDNINRAVKKFSDDFLILLFHYDGRVSEWDEFEWSKRAIHISALKQAKWWYAKRFLHPDIVAPYEYIFIWDEDLGLEHFNAEEYIKLVKKYQLDISQPGLEPDKGLTWQMTKRRGDREVHKDTEERPGWCTDPHLPPCAAFVEIMAPVFSRDAWRCVWHMIQNDLVHGWGLDFALRKCVEPAHEKIGVVDSQWIVHQVVPSLGNQGRAENGKAPWEGVRERCRKEWGIFQTRIAEADKAYYEMMGVTPPNVTFVH
- the LOC100836434 gene encoding protein DEHYDRATION-INDUCED 19 homolog 5 isoform X3, whose product is MCCCVSYSYTSSLPTEKSREEQQCSVAMEVEAQASYSYGFLPSGRHQPYAPHPPHPPEDGELWEYFPCPFCYIEVEMPFICNHLQEEHCFDTRNAVCPICAENLGKNMSAHFRVQHSHLLKRRKPSKPSSWPSAAHGEEPYEVNSYMMNNRLCQDPEPDPLLSQFICSADQTESKSRDRSRRHGGGSSATSDVQRPACEPTGAGGEAAESRVS